One window of the Rhodoflexus caldus genome contains the following:
- a CDS encoding methionine aminotransferase, which produces MNSILQSKLPNVGTTIFTVMSGLATEYGAINLSQGFPDFGSDEALSELVYTYMKKGMNQYAPMPGIMPLRERIAEKTEALYGYRLNPDTEITVTSGATEALYAAIAAIVRQGDEVIVPEPCYDSYIPAIELNGGTIVPVALPAPDFHINREALAAAISPRTRALIINTPHNPTGAVMSAEDMQWLENLLADTDIFLISDEVYEHIIFSGTHESALKYPRLAERSFVISSFGKTFHVTGWKVGYAVAPAPLMREFRKVHQFLTFSTATPLQYAIADYLKQPEKYLHVPAFYQEKRDKFCALMQETRFRFTPSEGTYFQLADYSAISDEADTDFAVRLTKEIGVATVPVSVFYGQPKQEHLLRFCFAKTDQTLERAVERLAKL; this is translated from the coding sequence ATGAACAGCATACTGCAAAGCAAACTCCCGAACGTAGGCACAACCATTTTTACCGTCATGTCAGGGCTTGCCACAGAGTACGGCGCAATCAATCTTTCACAAGGTTTCCCTGATTTTGGCAGCGATGAAGCCCTTTCGGAACTTGTATATACATACATGAAAAAGGGCATGAATCAGTACGCACCCATGCCCGGTATCATGCCCCTGCGCGAGCGAATTGCTGAAAAGACAGAGGCGCTCTATGGCTATCGCCTGAATCCTGACACTGAAATAACGGTTACATCGGGGGCAACAGAGGCTCTTTATGCCGCTATTGCTGCCATTGTCAGGCAGGGAGATGAGGTAATCGTGCCGGAGCCTTGCTACGACAGTTACATACCTGCCATTGAACTCAACGGCGGTACGATTGTACCCGTAGCACTCCCCGCTCCCGATTTTCACATCAACAGAGAAGCGCTGGCAGCAGCCATCTCACCGCGTACACGCGCCCTCATCATCAATACGCCGCACAACCCCACAGGCGCAGTGATGAGTGCAGAAGATATGCAGTGGTTGGAAAATCTGCTAGCAGATACTGACATTTTCCTCATCAGCGATGAGGTTTATGAACACATCATTTTTTCGGGTACACACGAAAGCGCTCTTAAATATCCGCGCTTGGCCGAGCGGAGTTTTGTTATTTCCTCTTTCGGAAAAACTTTTCACGTAACAGGTTGGAAAGTAGGTTATGCCGTAGCGCCTGCACCACTGATGCGCGAGTTCAGAAAAGTGCATCAGTTCCTCACTTTCAGCACGGCAACTCCGCTGCAATATGCCATTGCCGACTACCTGAAACAGCCGGAAAAATATTTGCACGTGCCTGCGTTTTATCAGGAAAAGCGCGATAAGTTCTGCGCATTGATGCAGGAAACCCGTTTCCGATTCACTCCTTCGGAAGGCACCTATTTTCAATTGGCCGACTACTCTGCCATATCAGACGAAGCGGATACGGACTTTGCCGTTCGCCTGACTAAGGAAATCGGCGTAGCGACTGTTCCGGTTTCCGTATTCTACGGGCAGCCCAAACAAGAACACCTGCTGCGCTTTTGTTTTGCCAAAACAGACCAAACCTTGGAAAGGGCGGTGGAAAGACTGGCTAAATTGTAG
- a CDS encoding copper homeostasis protein CutC — MRLLEVCVDNLQGVVAAARGGADRLELCASLADGGLTPSSAFIMAAKKAVNIPIYVMVRPRGGDFTYSDEEFAMMLQEVADAKAAGADGIVTGVINSQGELCPVKNAALIAAARPLGVTLHRAFDVAPNLFAALETAVALGFERILTSGGKAKAIESTDTIARLVQQAVNRIRIMPGSGVNTSNIQALVAATNATEYHFSAKITQQSPLAHLYQAHPAANAQNIVHWATADEATVSRMKQLLATI, encoded by the coding sequence ATGCGGTTGTTAGAAGTCTGTGTGGATAATTTGCAGGGAGTCGTGGCTGCTGCCCGTGGCGGTGCCGACCGATTAGAACTCTGCGCCTCATTGGCCGATGGAGGATTGACCCCTTCATCGGCTTTTATTATGGCTGCAAAAAAGGCAGTCAATATCCCGATATATGTGATGGTTCGCCCCCGCGGTGGTGATTTTACTTATTCCGATGAAGAGTTTGCCATGATGTTGCAGGAAGTGGCAGACGCCAAGGCAGCAGGTGCAGACGGTATCGTAACGGGTGTAATCAACTCGCAAGGCGAACTTTGCCCTGTTAAAAACGCCGCACTGATTGCCGCTGCCCGACCGTTGGGAGTAACCCTTCATCGTGCGTTTGACGTAGCGCCCAATCTGTTTGCTGCGCTTGAAACAGCCGTAGCGCTTGGCTTTGAGCGCATACTAACCTCGGGAGGCAAAGCAAAAGCCATAGAAAGTACGGATACCATTGCCCGATTGGTACAACAGGCAGTTAATCGCATCCGTATCATGCCCGGCAGCGGTGTTAATACAAGCAACATTCAGGCATTGGTTGCTGCGACCAATGCCACCGAATATCACTTTTCCGCCAAAATAACGCAGCAAAGCCCGCTTGCGCATCTGTATCAGGCGCACCCTGCCGCCAATGCGCAAAATATAGTGCATTGGGCAACGGCCGATGAGGCTACGGTTAGCCGGATGAAGCAGTTATTGGCTACAATTTAG